DNA sequence from the Rhodohalobacter barkolensis genome:
AAAGCATTCATGGCAAAATTGATCCTGAAATTGAACAGGCCTGGATTGATGAAGTCCAAAAGAGAAAAGAGTCACTTAAATCGGGCGAAGCTTCTCTTCATTCTGCTTCGGATGTCATTAATGAAGCAAGAAAACGACTTCAGAAGTGACAATTAAATTTCATTCGGAAGCCAAAAAAGAATTTTTTGAAGCAGCCGACTATTACGAGGAACAGGTCGTTGGCTTAGGTGATGTTTTTATTGATGAGGTAGAAAAAGTATTGGATGTAATCGAGCAGCAGCCAGCTTCGGGGACCAAAATCACAAAAACTGAACGAAGATTTTTAGTGTCGCGCTTTCCCTACGGAATTATCTACTCAGTTGAAGAAGATCAGATTACAATATTTGCTGTAATGAATTTAAAGCGTAAACCGGGGTACTGGAAATCTCGAACTTAAAACCTGTGAGTATAACCAGCGGTTCCCCGAGTGGTCGGGGCAGGCTGTGCGATCGGGTTGTGGTTGGTTGTCACTGGCTTTGATTCAGCCCCGCAGCAGAATTGCCAAACCGTTAAGTACCCTTCATTTATCTTGCAATAATTCCACACCCTTCTTAGTTTCATATAGAAACCATAACGGAACTAACTCTTATGCCTAGTATCACAGTCAAAAACATTCCCAAGGAAATTTATGATCGTGTCCGTGAGCAGGCCAACGCACACCATCGCAGTATCAACAGTGAAATTATTGTCTGTTTGGAGCAAGCTGTTAAACCTCAACAGGTTTCCACTGACGATATTTTGCAAGAAGCACGTCGATTGCGTAAAAAGGCAAAAGGAAGCCTCTCTTCCGAAGAGATTGAATCTGCTATTAATCAGGGTCGTCCATGATCGTAGTAGATACTAATATTCTTGCTCACTTCTGGCTGCCATCAGATTCAACGGATCTTTGTGACCTACTCTTCCAAAAAGATCCACAGTGGGTAGCCCCTATTCTTTGGAGAAGTGAATTTCGAAATGTAGTAACGCTGTATTTAAGAAAAGAGTTGATCGATTTAGCACAAGCATTGCTGATTATGGAGAAGGCTGAACTTCAAATGAAAGATCAACAGTTTCAGGTGAACTCAGTGCAAGTCCTTCATCATGTTAGTTACTCGACTTGTTCTTCCTACGATTGTGAATTTGTCAGCTTAGCCAAGGACCTTGATCTTGAACTTGTTACTATGGACAACCAAATTCTACAAGAGTTTCCAGACATAGCCAAACATCCAAAGAATGTAGTTGAGTCGTAAATTTGGTCAGGAACCTTACCCGCACATTTATTTGAATATACCTCTGCTTTTCTTTGCGTTCATATTTTTAAAACTCTTCTTTCGTTACTTGCTAATTGAAAATCAATCCGCGTGTCGGTTAAATCGCACGCCCTTACATTCCCAATAGACAATATTCAGATATCATCTTCAAAAGTAGACAGGTCTGAATGTGTGTCAAAAATTGCAAACAGCCTTGTTTGATTGGGGAGGTTTGTTAGATTAAGAAGTCGTTCACGATTAACTGATACTTTTCAATCTACATTTGTACTCAATGGCCTCATTCAAAATTTTACTGATAAACCTGATCGGTTTACTCTTCTTATTTGCTCCATTGGATCTGTTTTCTCAAACCTATGCCGACAGTTCTGCAGTTGCTCAGCTCGATTCCATTTTCAGCGACTGGGATTCTGAAACCAATCCCGGTTGCGCGGTTGGAGTTTCTCAGGAGGGACGTCCATTGGTGATGCGAGCCTACGGGATGGCTGACCTGGAAAATCCGACACCTAATACCCCCTCAACCATTTTTGAAGCAGGGTCAGTTTCCAAACAGTTTGTTTCCGCATCCATGATTCTACTGGCACTTGAAGGAGAGATTTCATTGGAGGGTGATGTCAGGGAGATCATTCCCGAACTCCCTGACTATGGAGAGACGATCACCTGGCGCCATCTGTTGAACCACACGTCAGGACTAAGAGACTGGGGAAGTGTAGCTTCCATTTCTGGTTGGGGACGATCTAACCGAACGCACAACCACGATCATGTTCTGGATATTGTGAGCCGGCAGTCACGGCTCAACTTACCGCCGGGTGAACGCTACTCCTACAGCAACACCGGCTACAACCTGATGGCAATTGCTATCGAGCGTATTACGGGTGAACCATTTGCTGATTATTCCAATAGTGAAATATTTGAACCGCTTGGAATGACCTCCACTCAGTGGCGGGACGACTACACCCGAATTGTTAAAGGCAGAAGTTCAGCCTATTCCGGTCAGGCCGGAGATGAGGAGTACACCATCAACCGGCCGATTGAAAATGTGCACGGAAATGGCGGTTTGCTTACAACAGTCGGTGACTTGCTGGCCTGGACGTATGCCATTCAATCCGGCTACTTCGGTGAGGAGTTTCATCAAGAACTTATCAAACAGGGAGTGCTCGAGAGTGGCAGAACCATCTCCTATGCATCGGCCGTACGTGTGGATGAAGATCACGGGTATCGTCAGATCACTCACACCGGCGCAACCAGCGGTTACAGAGCTTATCTGAGCATCTATCCGGAAGTAGATCTTTCTGTAGCTCTGCTGTGTAATGTGACCGGCGCCAGTCCGGGAAGTCTGGGCAGTGCTGTTTCGGAGGTTTTTCTTGAAGAGCGGGATGCTGATGAAACTCAACCTGAAAAAGGAATTGTTCAGCGGAGTGACGAGCAACTTAAAGAGTGGACCGGAATCTGGAGTGATCCGAGAAATTATCGGGCCACAGAAATTACGTGGGAAGATGGCGAACTGAGGTTAAATGGAAATACAACTCTCCATCCAATCTCCGGAACGGAAGTTCGAGTTGGCAGCTCAGAAACTCTCTATCGCTTTGTGGATCGCGGAGATGACCACCCACACATTCAGGTTGTTCGGGAAGGTTTTGAAGAGGAGGTTCTCAATCCTGAAAACTCTGCGGAAGAATTTGATGAATCTTGGACTGATTTTGCAGGAATTTATGCGAGTCCGGATGCAGAAACGGAAGTCCGAATTGAGCTGAAGGGAGATCAATTGGTGGCATACCGGCGTCCGGCTGAAATGTTTGAACTGGAGCCTGTTTACGAAAATACATATTTGGCTCAGGGTTGGGGTTTAGTCCGATTTGTAATGGATGAAAATGACGAGGTAAATGAATTTATCTACAGCAGTGGCAGGGTATATGATCTTCGGTTTGAAAGGAAATAATAAAGTCACGGAACTGATAAATGTTTTATAGTTCCGTGACTAAGAAACTAACCACATTCCGTGTTTTCGAAGTTACTGTCCCAACAAGCTTTCTCTCCGTTGTTATAATCAGGCGCGATCAGGTACCCTTCATTTGTGTCAGAATTCCATTCTATTTCAACCGTGGAATCCTCTTCTGCATTAAAATAAATAGCACTTTTTATATGTCCATCTTTTTCGAAATTGATAGTATCACCAAGATTTCCATTTCGGTTGGATAGAACCTCCAGCTGCAGATTGGCTTGGTTCTCGTCAGTGATATTCCAGCTTAATTCTGAAACAGGTTCTCCGTCATTCTCTCCAAGAAGCCGGTAGTAAGTCCAGGTACCGATTCGGTTTTCAGGTGACGTAATTCCGGTGAATAAAAGATAATTATCCAGTCCCAAGGCGGAATTTGTGACATAAAAGTCCCATACAACTTGTCCGTCAGACTGTTCAGATGCAGCTAATCGAACTTCCATATTTTGGTTTTGATGGCTTGATGAATAACTCCAGACCCACTCGTTATCTTCACTGAATTCGGGATCTGCCTGGGTTGCAGCAGTTAAAAGTACCTTGGGTATGGCAAGATTCAGATCAACAACAGTTTTCATCACAAATGCCCGGATGGCAGCATTTGAAAAATGGCTGAAGTGTTCATTTTCAGCTTCAAAATCTGAAGAACTGGTAAGCTGAGCCTCTTCCGTATCAAATGTTGAGAAGCTCATATCCATGGATTCGGTAGGAGGCAACTGCGGCGGTTCTTCTTCAAAACCGGAAATCGAATCCTGGCATCCTGCAAAGAGTGTCACTATTCCTGCAAAAAAAAGTGAAGCAAAAAGTATTTTTTTCAAGACCATATCGAAATAATTTGATGTTAGTTTTCTTATTAAATCATCTCCGGCGGAAAAATGTTCCACTATTATTTGAGGTCTTCTTGAATTTGTGAGTTGAAAGGTTGTAAAAACTGTTTGCTTTAACCCGCATTTATTCAATAATTACATCAGGCAAGAAAATAAATGAATCTATGGGCGACGAGCGAGTACATTTACCCGAATCGAAGGAGGAGTCTCAGCAATTTCTCAAATATCTGCTGCGTGATGTTCGTGCAATGGAAAAAATGCTGAACGAGGGATGGTTTGAGATCGACAATGTTCGGATTGGAGCGGAGCAGGAGGTCTGCCTGATTGATCAATATGCGAAACCGTCACCCATTGCCATGGAGTTGATGGAAAAATTAGGCGACAACGGTTTCACAACTGAACTTGCCCG
Encoded proteins:
- a CDS encoding type II toxin-antitoxin system RelE/ParE family toxin, with product MTIKFHSEAKKEFFEAADYYEEQVVGLGDVFIDEVEKVLDVIEQQPASGTKITKTERRFLVSRFPYGIIYSVEEDQITIFAVMNLKRKPGYWKSRT
- a CDS encoding serine hydrolase domain-containing protein; its protein translation is MASFKILLINLIGLLFLFAPLDLFSQTYADSSAVAQLDSIFSDWDSETNPGCAVGVSQEGRPLVMRAYGMADLENPTPNTPSTIFEAGSVSKQFVSASMILLALEGEISLEGDVREIIPELPDYGETITWRHLLNHTSGLRDWGSVASISGWGRSNRTHNHDHVLDIVSRQSRLNLPPGERYSYSNTGYNLMAIAIERITGEPFADYSNSEIFEPLGMTSTQWRDDYTRIVKGRSSAYSGQAGDEEYTINRPIENVHGNGGLLTTVGDLLAWTYAIQSGYFGEEFHQELIKQGVLESGRTISYASAVRVDEDHGYRQITHTGATSGYRAYLSIYPEVDLSVALLCNVTGASPGSLGSAVSEVFLEERDADETQPEKGIVQRSDEQLKEWTGIWSDPRNYRATEITWEDGELRLNGNTTLHPISGTEVRVGSSETLYRFVDRGDDHPHIQVVREGFEEEVLNPENSAEEFDESWTDFAGIYASPDAETEVRIELKGDQLVAYRRPAEMFELEPVYENTYLAQGWGLVRFVMDENDEVNEFIYSSGRVYDLRFERK
- a CDS encoding type II toxin-antitoxin system VapC family toxin encodes the protein MIVVDTNILAHFWLPSDSTDLCDLLFQKDPQWVAPILWRSEFRNVVTLYLRKELIDLAQALLIMEKAELQMKDQQFQVNSVQVLHHVSYSTCSSYDCEFVSLAKDLDLELVTMDNQILQEFPDIAKHPKNVVES
- a CDS encoding addiction module protein codes for the protein MITDLKEIENSALSLNKKDKARLADKLLQSIHGKIDPEIEQAWIDEVQKRKESLKSGEASLHSASDVINEARKRLQK
- a CDS encoding FitA-like ribbon-helix-helix domain-containing protein; translation: MPSITVKNIPKEIYDRVREQANAHHRSINSEIIVCLEQAVKPQQVSTDDILQEARRLRKKAKGSLSSEEIESAINQGRP